From a single Collibacillus ludicampi genomic region:
- the ppdK gene encoding pyruvate, phosphate dikinase, which produces MTTKYVYLFEEGRADMKNILGGKGANLAEMTRAGLPVPPGFTVTTTACNEYYRAGRTLTNTMKEQIEQGLAELERRTGKKLGSVQNPLLVSVRSGSVYSMPGMMDTVLNLGLNDETVEGLASLTANPRFAYDCYRRFLQMFGSVVLGIDHFHFEHILDEVKEHYGFTQDPELREEHWKEVIQAYKALVKKHTRADFPQDPREQLMRAIQAVFQSWNNQRAIVYRRIHKIPDDLGTAVNVQMMVFGNMGDDSGTGVAFTRNPSTGEKELFGEFLVRAQGEDVVAGIRTPQPIHALRERMPDIYSQFTKIAELLEKHYKDMQDIEFTVERGRLFILQTRNGKRTAHAAVKIAVDLVKEQIINKEEAIMRIDPHSLDQLLHRRIDPAAKLDVLAKGLPASPGAASGHVVFDADTAERWASEGKRVILVRPETTPEDIHGILAAQGIITSRGGMTSHAAVVARGMGKPCICGCEMIRIDLRKKECTIREETIHEGDLISIDGGTGRVLRGAVPLIDPELSAEFQQLLTWADEVRKMEVRANADNPEDAAKARAFGAQGIGLCRTEHMFMEPERVPIVQEMILAETEEERTEALEKLLPMQQRDFEGILREMEGLPVTIRLLDPPLHEFLPNMESLIVELTQMRLSGEDPRTIRQKENLLRKVRALQEFNPMLGHRGCRLGMTFPEIYAMQVKAIFQATVKLQQEGLDVRPEVMIPLVGHVNELKAMRDLVLQVAAQVREETGHPVVCPIGTMIEIPRAALTADEIAAEADFFSFGTNDLTQTTYGFSRDDAEGKFLHKYVQHKILPDNPFEVLDRHGVGKLIQMATELGRAVKSDIKLGICGEHGGEKSSIECCYQIGLDYVSCSPFRVPLARLAAAQATILHG; this is translated from the coding sequence ATGACCACAAAATATGTCTATCTTTTCGAAGAGGGTCGTGCGGATATGAAAAATATTCTGGGCGGGAAAGGGGCAAACCTGGCAGAGATGACGCGGGCCGGGCTGCCTGTCCCTCCAGGCTTTACCGTAACGACGACTGCATGTAACGAATATTACCGGGCAGGTCGTACGCTTACAAACACGATGAAGGAGCAAATCGAGCAGGGGCTTGCGGAACTTGAACGTCGTACCGGCAAGAAGCTCGGTTCTGTACAAAACCCTTTGTTAGTCTCGGTTCGTTCAGGCTCGGTCTATTCCATGCCGGGGATGATGGATACAGTCCTCAATCTCGGATTAAATGACGAGACGGTGGAAGGTCTCGCGTCGTTGACAGCTAACCCTCGTTTTGCTTATGACTGTTATCGTCGTTTTCTTCAAATGTTTGGAAGTGTGGTTCTCGGGATCGATCATTTCCACTTTGAGCACATTCTTGATGAAGTGAAAGAACACTACGGGTTTACGCAGGATCCCGAGTTACGGGAGGAACATTGGAAAGAGGTTATTCAGGCCTACAAAGCTTTGGTCAAAAAGCACACGCGTGCAGATTTTCCGCAGGATCCCCGCGAACAACTGATGCGTGCGATCCAGGCGGTTTTTCAATCTTGGAACAACCAGCGGGCGATAGTTTATCGCCGCATTCATAAGATTCCGGATGATTTAGGCACCGCCGTTAATGTCCAGATGATGGTCTTTGGCAATATGGGGGATGACTCAGGGACAGGGGTTGCTTTCACGCGTAATCCTTCGACGGGAGAAAAGGAATTGTTCGGTGAGTTTCTCGTTCGGGCGCAGGGAGAGGATGTAGTGGCCGGTATTCGCACGCCACAACCGATACATGCTTTGCGCGAGAGGATGCCAGACATTTATAGTCAGTTTACAAAGATTGCCGAATTGCTGGAGAAGCATTACAAGGATATGCAGGATATTGAGTTTACTGTAGAACGCGGGCGGCTTTTCATTTTACAGACGAGAAACGGAAAACGTACGGCGCATGCCGCTGTCAAAATTGCGGTCGATCTGGTCAAGGAACAGATTATTAACAAAGAAGAAGCGATCATGCGCATTGATCCCCATTCATTGGATCAATTGTTACACCGGCGCATCGATCCCGCTGCAAAGCTCGACGTACTCGCGAAAGGACTGCCAGCTTCTCCGGGGGCGGCTTCCGGTCACGTGGTCTTCGATGCAGACACGGCTGAACGATGGGCTTCTGAAGGAAAGCGTGTAATCCTTGTAAGACCGGAAACGACGCCGGAAGATATCCACGGGATATTGGCTGCTCAGGGAATTATCACATCTCGCGGAGGAATGACCTCCCATGCGGCCGTCGTGGCGAGAGGAATGGGAAAACCTTGTATTTGCGGATGCGAAATGATCAGAATTGATCTGCGGAAAAAAGAATGTACGATAAGAGAAGAAACCATTCATGAAGGGGATCTCATCTCGATCGATGGGGGAACGGGACGCGTGTTACGCGGAGCTGTCCCGCTTATCGATCCGGAGCTGTCTGCTGAATTTCAGCAGTTGCTTACATGGGCGGACGAGGTTCGGAAGATGGAGGTGCGCGCCAACGCAGACAATCCGGAAGATGCGGCCAAAGCGCGTGCCTTCGGTGCGCAAGGTATCGGCTTATGCCGAACGGAACATATGTTCATGGAGCCTGAGCGCGTTCCCATTGTTCAGGAGATGATTTTAGCGGAAACGGAAGAAGAACGTACGGAAGCATTGGAGAAACTTTTGCCGATGCAACAGCGGGATTTTGAAGGGATTTTGAGGGAGATGGAGGGGCTTCCCGTTACGATTCGCCTTCTGGATCCGCCGCTACATGAATTCCTGCCGAATATGGAAAGTTTGATCGTAGAGTTGACACAGATGAGGCTGTCGGGTGAGGATCCCAGAACGATCAGGCAGAAGGAGAACTTGTTACGTAAAGTTCGTGCCCTTCAGGAATTCAATCCGATGCTGGGCCATCGTGGATGCAGATTGGGAATGACTTTTCCGGAAATCTATGCGATGCAAGTCAAGGCAATTTTTCAAGCGACGGTGAAATTACAACAGGAAGGTTTGGATGTTCGTCCCGAAGTGATGATTCCGCTGGTAGGCCATGTGAATGAGTTAAAGGCCATGCGTGATCTTGTTCTACAAGTGGCAGCACAGGTTAGGGAAGAAACAGGCCATCCCGTCGTATGCCCCATCGGCACGATGATCGAGATTCCCAGGGCTGCGCTTACGGCTGATGAAATTGCTGCCGAGGCCGATTTCTTTTCCTTCGGAACGAACGATTTGACACAAACGACCTATGGCTTCTCAAGGGATGATGCGGAAGGGAAATTTCTGCATAAG
- a CDS encoding pyruvate, water dikinase regulatory protein → MKDIPIVYVVSDSVGETAEFVVRAAASQFDGGRVEIRRISYVDDKEAIAEVVTAAQENQSMIAFTLVLPDLRKFLIEEAARQSVRAVDILGPMMDAFHEVYKMEPKLRPGLLHQLDDEYFRRVEAIEFAVKYDDGRDPRGILRADVVLVGVSRTSKTPLSMYLAHKRLKVANVPLVPEVEPPDELFQVSSKKVIGLTISPNELNLIRTERLKSLGLRAQANYAAFDRILYELDFADKVHRKLGCAVIDVSNKAVEETANIVMDLIKRGGRG, encoded by the coding sequence GTGAAAGATATACCCATCGTCTACGTGGTGTCAGACTCCGTGGGAGAAACAGCAGAATTTGTTGTACGTGCAGCCGCCAGCCAATTCGACGGTGGTCGTGTGGAAATCCGGCGAATTTCTTATGTGGATGATAAGGAAGCGATCGCTGAGGTAGTGACGGCCGCACAGGAAAATCAAAGTATGATTGCGTTTACCCTCGTTCTCCCCGATCTGCGGAAGTTTTTGATTGAAGAGGCGGCACGCCAGAGTGTTCGTGCTGTCGATATCTTGGGTCCCATGATGGACGCGTTTCATGAGGTCTATAAGATGGAACCAAAACTTCGTCCGGGACTCTTGCATCAGTTGGACGATGAATATTTTAGACGGGTGGAAGCCATCGAATTCGCGGTGAAGTACGATGACGGGAGAGACCCGAGGGGAATCTTGCGAGCGGATGTCGTTCTGGTGGGCGTTTCGCGTACATCGAAGACACCGCTTTCCATGTATCTGGCTCATAAACGCTTGAAAGTAGCAAATGTTCCTCTTGTACCAGAGGTAGAACCGCCTGACGAATTATTTCAAGTATCTTCAAAAAAGGTGATCGGTTTAACCATTTCGCCGAATGAACTCAATTTAATTCGTACAGAACGTTTGAAATCTCTGGGATTGCGCGCACAGGCAAATTACGCCGCATTTGACCGTATCTTGTACGAACTCGATTTTGCCGACAAGGTGCACCGGAAACTCGGATGTGCGGTCATTGATGTATCGAATAAAGCGGTGGAAGAAACGGCAAATATCGTCATGGATCTCATTAAACGTGGGGGACGAGGCTGA
- a CDS encoding helix-turn-helix transcriptional regulator, producing MKTIELTARQEQILDIVRKEGPITGEQIAEKLNLTRATLRPDLTILTMAGFLEARPRVGYFYVGKKPGEIFGDQLRKMLVRDYKSVPVVVEESTSVYDAVVTMFLEDVGNLYVVKEHGILAGTLSRKDVLKVAIGNQNMHEVPVSLAMTRMPNIVTVEPDETVYDAAKKLIDYQIDSMPVIKVIDAAKKQYEVIGRFTKTTIARIFVELGSNRDV from the coding sequence GTGAAAACCATCGAACTCACAGCTCGTCAGGAACAAATTTTGGATATTGTTCGCAAAGAGGGTCCCATCACAGGTGAACAGATTGCAGAGAAGCTGAATCTGACACGTGCGACATTACGTCCGGATCTAACGATTTTAACGATGGCCGGTTTCCTGGAAGCGCGTCCTCGTGTCGGTTATTTTTATGTAGGCAAGAAACCAGGCGAAATTTTTGGTGACCAGTTGCGTAAGATGCTTGTTCGTGATTATAAATCAGTCCCCGTAGTGGTTGAAGAAAGTACATCCGTTTATGATGCCGTTGTGACGATGTTTCTTGAAGACGTAGGAAACCTCTATGTAGTAAAGGAACACGGGATCCTTGCCGGAACGCTCTCCCGTAAAGATGTATTGAAAGTGGCGATCGGCAACCAAAACATGCATGAGGTCCCTGTTTCACTGGCGATGACGCGTATGCCGAATATCGTGACGGTTGAACCGGATGAAACGGTCTATGATGCGGCGAAAAAATTAATCGATTACCAAATCGACTCAATGCCTGTGATCAAAGTGATCGATGCCGCCAAGAAACAATATGAAGTAATCGGGCGCTTTACGAAAACGACAATCGCACGCATCTTCGTGGAACTCGGTTCGAATCGAGATGTGTAG
- the lgt gene encoding prolipoprotein diacylglyceryl transferase: MHVILFHIGSFEVRSYGVVVALSILLGLGVATYFARQAGRYVDHVSGMAIYAVIGAILGARVWQVLFFDWSYYSEHLSEIFMIWNGGMSIQGGLVGGFVGGALYTWRYKIPFWDFADIVSPGIILGQSVGRIACLLNGDAFGSPTGGNFGLVYPPGTFAYDTYQSQPLWPAEVWEGQWDVVVFALLLILKQRSWPTGYIFLFYNILYSTGRLLLEFLRGDTPRFAGLTAAQWTSLAVIALSFILLIYLRMRPARRGEQSQEPLSS; this comes from the coding sequence ATGCACGTGATTCTTTTTCACATAGGCTCATTTGAAGTGCGATCCTACGGTGTGGTCGTGGCACTCTCTATCCTTCTCGGTCTCGGAGTTGCCACCTACTTCGCTCGCCAAGCGGGTAGGTACGTGGATCACGTATCGGGGATGGCCATTTACGCGGTGATCGGTGCTATTCTCGGGGCTCGCGTATGGCAAGTGCTTTTTTTCGACTGGAGTTATTATTCCGAACACCTCTCGGAAATTTTCATGATCTGGAATGGCGGCATGTCCATTCAAGGCGGTTTGGTCGGCGGGTTTGTCGGCGGCGCTCTATACACTTGGCGATACAAGATTCCATTTTGGGACTTCGCGGATATCGTTTCCCCGGGCATTATCCTCGGGCAAAGCGTCGGACGTATCGCTTGCCTTTTAAACGGTGACGCGTTCGGCAGCCCGACAGGAGGCAATTTTGGGCTTGTGTATCCACCGGGCACATTCGCCTATGACACATATCAATCACAGCCCCTTTGGCCCGCGGAAGTGTGGGAGGGACAATGGGATGTTGTCGTTTTTGCTTTGCTTCTGATTCTCAAACAGCGTTCATGGCCGACGGGATACATATTTCTCTTTTACAATATTCTCTATTCAACAGGTAGATTGTTACTCGAATTCCTGCGTGGCGACACCCCGCGCTTCGCGGGGCTGACCGCCGCACAATGGACGAGCCTCGCTGTGATCGCGCTCTCGTTCATACTTCTCATCTATCTGCGCATGAGACCCGCTCGCCGCGGGGAACAGTCTCAAGAGCCGCTCTCTTCATAA
- a CDS encoding glycine--tRNA ligase encodes MSVSMEQIVALAKHRGFIFPGSEIYGGLANTWDYGPLGVELKNNVKKAWWKKFIQESPYNVGLDAAILMNRQVWVASGHVGNFNDPMIDCKQCKARHRADKLIEEALAAKGIEMVVDGLSFEQMQELIKEHDVACPDCGSKDFTDIRQFNLMFKTFQGVTESSVNEIFLRPETAQGIFVNFKNVQRTMRKKIPFGIGQIGKSFRNEITPGNFTFRTREFEQMELEFFCKPGEDLEWFQYWRDFCYQWLINLGMKPENIRLRDHSKEELSHYSNATTDFEYKFPFGWGELWGVADRTDFDLKRHMEFSGEDFHYTDPVTNEKYIPYCIEPSLGADRVTLAFLIDAYEEQDLGEGDKRTVLHFHPALAPFKAAVLPLSKKLSDAASKIHEQLAKHFMCDFDETGSIGKRYRRQDEIGTPFCITYDFDSETDGQVTVRDRDSMEQVRMPIERVKGYIEEKMKF; translated from the coding sequence GTGAGTGTAAGTATGGAACAGATCGTAGCGTTGGCGAAACATCGGGGATTTATTTTCCCAGGTTCGGAAATCTACGGAGGTCTAGCGAATACATGGGATTACGGACCTCTTGGCGTCGAATTGAAAAACAATGTGAAAAAAGCATGGTGGAAAAAATTCATTCAGGAATCTCCTTATAACGTGGGTCTTGACGCAGCCATACTCATGAATCGGCAAGTCTGGGTCGCATCCGGTCACGTGGGAAATTTCAATGACCCGATGATCGATTGCAAGCAGTGCAAAGCGAGACATCGCGCCGATAAATTGATCGAAGAAGCGCTTGCAGCAAAAGGGATCGAGATGGTTGTTGACGGGCTTTCGTTTGAACAAATGCAGGAGTTAATCAAAGAGCATGATGTCGCTTGCCCTGACTGCGGTTCAAAAGATTTCACGGATATTCGTCAATTCAATCTTATGTTTAAAACATTCCAAGGCGTTACTGAATCCTCAGTGAATGAAATTTTCCTCCGCCCGGAAACGGCACAGGGGATTTTTGTAAACTTTAAGAACGTCCAGCGTACCATGCGCAAAAAAATACCTTTTGGGATCGGCCAAATCGGGAAATCTTTCCGTAATGAGATCACACCCGGCAATTTTACTTTCCGCACTCGTGAATTTGAACAAATGGAATTGGAATTCTTCTGCAAGCCAGGGGAGGATTTGGAATGGTTCCAGTATTGGCGTGATTTCTGTTATCAATGGCTTATCAACTTGGGGATGAAACCGGAAAATATCCGCTTGCGTGATCACTCAAAGGAAGAGCTTTCTCATTATTCAAATGCTACGACCGATTTTGAATACAAATTTCCATTTGGTTGGGGAGAGCTTTGGGGCGTTGCCGATCGCACCGACTTCGATTTGAAACGCCATATGGAATTCTCCGGAGAAGATTTCCATTATACCGATCCGGTGACCAATGAGAAATATATCCCTTACTGTATCGAACCTTCGCTTGGCGCTGATCGTGTGACTCTTGCATTCTTGATTGATGCTTATGAAGAACAGGATCTTGGAGAGGGAGACAAACGGACCGTGCTTCATTTCCATCCGGCGTTGGCTCCGTTTAAGGCAGCCGTCTTGCCTCTTTCGAAAAAATTGTCGGATGCGGCAAGCAAGATCCACGAACAATTGGCGAAACACTTCATGTGTGACTTTGACGAGACAGGTTCGATCGGTAAGCGATATCGCCGGCAAGACGAAATCGGTACTCCTTTCTGTATCACATATGACTTTGATTCGGAGACAGATGGTCAAGTCACCGTGCGTGACCGCGATTCAATGGAACAAGTGCGCATGCCGATCGAACGGGTAAAGGGATATATTGAGGAAAAAATGAAATTTTAA
- the recO gene encoding DNA repair protein RecO — translation MYKTEAIVLRGIDYGETNKIVTLLTRDFGKLSVMAGGAKKPQSRLTAASQPFTHGHWILYGGGKGMLRASQAEVIESFRSIREDLYKTAYTAYVMELTERFVEEREPSQGLFFLVLNMLHQIAAGKDAEILIRIFEIKMLRVAGIEPDLLHCTHCRKEISLAVRFSIRLAGPLCESCHDADPQAIWMKPAVFKLMRLFQMIDISRIGTISVQDEVKRQLASVIRQYYDEYTGVTLKSRHFLEQMDRYKL, via the coding sequence GTGTATAAGACAGAAGCGATCGTCTTGAGAGGGATCGATTACGGGGAAACGAATAAAATCGTCACATTGTTGACAAGAGATTTCGGCAAATTGTCCGTAATGGCAGGCGGAGCAAAGAAGCCACAGAGCCGCCTCACAGCAGCTTCCCAACCTTTCACCCATGGACATTGGATTTTGTATGGCGGCGGCAAAGGAATGTTACGTGCATCCCAAGCGGAAGTGATTGAATCCTTCCGGTCGATTCGCGAAGATTTATACAAAACGGCATATACCGCTTATGTGATGGAATTGACTGAGCGTTTCGTTGAGGAAAGAGAGCCCTCGCAAGGACTCTTTTTTCTCGTTTTAAACATGTTGCACCAGATAGCAGCAGGTAAAGACGCAGAAATCTTAATCCGCATTTTCGAGATAAAGATGTTGCGCGTGGCGGGGATCGAACCGGATCTCCTGCACTGTACCCATTGCAGGAAAGAAATAAGTCTAGCCGTTCGCTTTTCGATCCGCCTAGCAGGACCTTTATGTGAATCTTGTCATGATGCCGATCCGCAAGCCATTTGGATGAAACCTGCCGTTTTTAAATTGATGCGGCTGTTCCAAATGATAGATATCAGCCGTATAGGGACAATATCCGTGCAGGATGAGGTGAAACGGCAACTGGCCAGCGTGATACGCCAGTATTATGACGAGTATACAGGCGTGACACTGAAGTCACGCCATTTTCTTGAACAAATGGATCGTTATAAACTTTAA
- a CDS encoding YqzL family protein, with translation MRDFSWRFFTATGSIDAYLLYKEHEAMERQVEHEEGAETFDSTLVTTQE, from the coding sequence ATGCGGGATTTTTCATGGCGTTTTTTTACTGCAACAGGATCGATCGATGCTTACCTTCTGTATAAAGAGCACGAGGCTATGGAACGACAAGTTGAACATGAAGAGGGAGCGGAAACCTTCGATAGCACATTGGTAACGACGCAAGAATGA
- the era gene encoding GTPase Era, with the protein MAQKNHKSGFVAIIGRPNVGKSTLLNHMVGQKVAIMSDKPQTTRNRIRGVMTLEDMQVIFLDTPGIHKPRHKLGDYMVRTSINTLKEVDLIFFVVDATEEKGAGDQFIIENLQGIKTPVFLLINKVDAIHPDKILETIATYKDDFPFAEIVPVSALQGQNIERLVQLLHQYLPEGPQYYPPDQVTDHPERFIVAELIREKVLHLTREEVPHSVAVAVEQMESREDKDLLYIHAVIFTERESQKGILIGKQGGMLKEVGRLARADIQKLFGSKVYLELWVKVKKDWRNREHLLRNFGFDENL; encoded by the coding sequence ATGGCTCAAAAGAATCATAAATCCGGATTTGTGGCGATAATCGGTCGCCCGAATGTAGGAAAATCGACACTGTTGAATCACATGGTCGGTCAGAAAGTGGCGATCATGTCCGATAAACCGCAGACCACGAGAAACCGTATTCGCGGTGTGATGACACTAGAAGATATGCAGGTGATTTTTCTCGATACGCCGGGGATTCACAAACCCCGCCATAAACTTGGCGATTACATGGTTCGAACTTCAATCAATACTTTGAAAGAGGTCGATCTGATCTTCTTCGTTGTGGACGCTACGGAAGAAAAAGGAGCGGGAGATCAGTTTATCATTGAAAATCTGCAAGGGATCAAAACCCCTGTGTTTCTACTCATCAACAAAGTGGATGCGATTCATCCCGATAAGATCTTAGAAACGATCGCCACTTACAAAGATGATTTTCCTTTTGCCGAGATCGTGCCGGTCTCTGCGTTGCAAGGCCAAAACATCGAGAGGCTTGTCCAACTGTTGCATCAATATTTGCCGGAAGGGCCGCAATATTATCCGCCCGACCAAGTGACTGATCATCCCGAACGATTCATTGTAGCGGAGCTGATTCGGGAGAAAGTCTTGCATCTGACGAGAGAAGAAGTACCGCATTCGGTTGCGGTTGCAGTTGAACAAATGGAATCGCGCGAGGACAAGGATCTTCTGTACATACATGCGGTTATTTTTACAGAACGTGAATCACAAAAGGGGATTTTGATCGGTAAGCAGGGAGGGATGCTGAAAGAAGTCGGCCGTCTGGCTCGTGCAGACATTCAAAAGCTTTTTGGTTCCAAAGTTTATCTCGAATTGTGGGTAAAGGTCAAAAAGGACTGGCGGAACCGAGAACATCTGTTACGTAATTTTGGTTTCGACGAGAATTTGTGA
- a CDS encoding cytidine deaminase, whose translation MTKEELIQHALHARDRAYVPYSRFPVGAALLLSDGEVVTGCNIENASYGLCNCAERTAIFKAVSEGKRDIQMVAVVADTERPVSPCGMCRQVLAEFCRPETPVILGNLQGDRLETTVHELLPFAFSKEDLDGSKES comes from the coding sequence ATGACGAAAGAAGAATTGATCCAACATGCACTTCACGCCCGCGATAGGGCATATGTACCTTATTCCCGCTTTCCGGTAGGAGCCGCCTTGCTTCTCTCTGATGGTGAAGTGGTTACAGGGTGCAACATCGAAAACGCTTCGTACGGCCTATGCAATTGTGCGGAACGAACGGCGATCTTCAAGGCGGTTTCGGAAGGAAAAAGAGACATTCAGATGGTTGCAGTCGTCGCTGATACCGAACGCCCGGTTTCGCCTTGTGGGATGTGCCGTCAAGTCTTAGCCGAATTTTGTCGGCCGGAGACACCGGTGATATTGGGCAATTTGCAAGGAGACAGACTAGAGACGACTGTACATGAATTGCTTCCATTCGCTTTTTCCAAGGAGGATCTCGATGGCTCAAAAGAATCATAA
- a CDS encoding diacylglycerol kinase gives MRVWKQILASIGYAIEGMTYAILTQRNMRIHLGITLLVMILALLLDVTKIEMILLFFAIVLVIAAELINTAIEAVVDLMVVRYHRLAKIAKDVAAAAVLLTALHAVVVGILVFYDKLFPLRLRNFHHLESYAIVLSFLYLGICFVLTFGYLAIKKARHR, from the coding sequence TTGCGTGTTTGGAAACAGATTTTGGCGAGCATAGGATATGCGATCGAAGGCATGACCTATGCGATTCTCACGCAACGAAACATGCGTATTCATTTAGGTATTACCCTTCTCGTCATGATTCTAGCACTCTTGTTGGACGTAACCAAGATAGAGATGATCCTGCTCTTTTTTGCGATTGTGCTTGTCATTGCGGCAGAATTGATCAACACGGCGATTGAGGCTGTCGTTGATCTCATGGTTGTCCGCTATCATCGCTTGGCGAAGATCGCCAAGGATGTCGCCGCGGCCGCTGTTTTATTGACGGCGCTTCACGCTGTTGTCGTAGGGATATTGGTCTTCTATGACAAACTGTTTCCACTGCGATTGCGTAACTTTCATCATTTGGAATCCTACGCAATCGTTTTGTCATTTTTGTATTTAGGAATTTGTTTCGTGCTTACATTCGGATACCTCGCGATCAAGAAGGCTCGCCATCGCTGA
- the ybeY gene encoding rRNA maturation RNase YbeY translates to MDLPVDVDDLLTKAIMAAASYEGCETVDVAVTIVDDETIRELNRTYRNKDASTDVLSFAMNESIEDEPDIVYDDLEDEIEEQPLGDIVISLPTAIRQAEEYGHSLERELAFLAIHGFLHLLGYDHMNEEDEKEMFSRQRAILEQIGLTRG, encoded by the coding sequence ATGGATCTGCCGGTTGATGTAGACGATTTGCTAACCAAAGCGATTATGGCGGCAGCGAGTTATGAAGGTTGTGAAACGGTTGATGTCGCGGTCACGATCGTCGATGACGAAACGATCCGGGAATTGAACCGCACCTATCGTAACAAGGATGCGTCAACAGATGTCCTTTCATTTGCGATGAACGAATCCATTGAAGATGAACCGGACATCGTATATGACGATCTGGAAGACGAAATTGAAGAACAGCCGTTAGGGGATATTGTGATCTCTCTGCCAACCGCCATCAGGCAGGCGGAAGAGTACGGGCATTCGCTTGAGCGTGAATTGGCGTTCTTGGCGATACACGGTTTTCTCCATCTGCTCGGTTATGATCACATGAACGAAGAAGACGAAAAGGAAATGTTTTCGAGGCAAAGAGCGATCTTGGAACAGATCGGACTTACGAGAGGATGA